Proteins from one Mycobacteriales bacterium genomic window:
- a CDS encoding NUDIX hydrolase has translation MTYEVLKSEQRFSGKIISVRTDTVRMPDGSSAPRDVVEHPGAVGAVAIDADRNVLLIKQYRHAVGAALWEVPAGIRDVDGEDPAETAKRELHEETGYVAETVEPLCSVYATPGGSDERYEVYLASGVTEAAERPDVVDEEQDLEVRWVPLRDACEWVFDGTITNAMCALGVLAAARRLGI, from the coding sequence AGCGTCCGCACCGACACCGTCCGGATGCCCGACGGCAGCAGCGCCCCGCGCGACGTCGTGGAGCACCCCGGCGCGGTCGGTGCCGTCGCCATCGACGCCGACCGCAACGTCCTGCTCATCAAGCAGTACCGCCACGCCGTCGGCGCGGCGCTGTGGGAGGTGCCGGCCGGCATCCGCGACGTCGACGGCGAGGACCCCGCCGAGACCGCGAAGCGCGAGCTGCACGAGGAGACCGGCTACGTCGCCGAGACGGTGGAGCCCCTCTGCTCCGTGTACGCGACACCCGGCGGCTCGGACGAGCGCTACGAGGTCTACCTCGCCTCCGGCGTCACCGAGGCGGCGGAACGTCCGGACGTCGTCGACGAGGAGCAGGACCTCGAGGTGCGGTGGGTGCCGCTGCGCGACGCGTGCGAGTGGGTGTTCGACGGCACGATCACGAACGCCATGTGCGCGCTCGGCGTCCTCGCCGCCGCGCGTCGTCTGGGTATCTGA